The nucleotide window ATGATCAGGGTCAATaaggccgaggccaggaCTCTTGTTCATTGCGCCCGGCGCTaggcggtggtggcagcTGGGGCAGGTTGGGCCAGGGGCATTTGAgtttcctcgtcctcttcggccGAACATACGACCTCTTCCATGTCCAATGCTTATGCCCATGACACGGGTCCCCAGCCCCCCGATTTTCTCCCACTGGCTCAAATCGTCGAAACCCCCCTGCCGCGGCTCATCGGCCACTGATCAATCGAACAGGTGAGGCGAGCCAGCCCCAATCTCCCAACGCTGTCCGTCCTATCTAGCACAACACCCGATGTGCCAGCTGATGTACAGCAGAGGGCAGGGTGTCTCCGGTTCCCCTCGAGTCGAGGAAACGGGGCGTTCCTAACACCGGCCCTCGATAGTGGCTCGACATATCGACCACACATATATCCCGCGATCCCAAGCGCGTGATGGTGACGATAGTCGACGACGGGGGAACCATACCCCGACCAGACCTCGAAAGATGCCAACTAAGTCATCCCCGTGGACCTGATGCTCAATACTGCAGCCATCTTCCAGGCTGCCGCTGCAGTTGGACAATCTCTATCTACCCGGTCAACCCACCCACCCTGGTCTGGTCTCGGTGGCCTCGGGCTAAGGCACCTCAAGACAGGGAGCGACCTGTCAAGAGCTTGCAATTCCTGCATGTCTGCTCCGTAGTCTCTGTCCATGTGCTCCTGCCgagagtgggagagagcTATCCGCTACATAGGTGGGCGAGAAACGAAAGCTCCGCCCGTGGTGATTATGTTGATTCTAGGCGAGATGATGATTGATGGGTTTGGGGGTATGGTGCCGGTGGCCTGCCGAAACAATTAAAACCCGTCGCGTATCCCATCCCGCGCGTTGCGCAGGTGTGCGTGTGCTGCCCCGTCCCGACTCTGCCCTGCTCTCGTGCGTTCCCAGTCTTGTCTTGCttgcatcatcatcgtcatcccgccctcctcgaccctGATATTGCCCATTCtacactcactcactcgaCAGACGACCGACCCCGACACCGACTCGCGTATCCGTCAATGACCTCGACACCCATATCCTGACCAAGGTCGGATGGAGGAGGTGTTACCGGGTGAGCTGACAGAGGTCCGTGTTGGCCCCAGGTAGCAGCAGACTTGAAGTCTGTCGCAACCCAACACAACCCAAACAGCCTGGTACTTACTCAACCCAAAATCAGTCAGCTCTGGTCAGGTTGCTTCAGCTTCAGAGagcccctttccccctccatcccctATCTCTCTCATCACACCTGTACTACGTGATGCCCTCCACAATCATCTCACTTGCGAGTTGAGATTCAATTTTTCTCGGAGGAAGGCGTGACTGGGGGAAAGAAGGGCAACAACCAACCGGCCACTGCCCAATTGACCgctccttccttccctccttTCACTGGGATCTTCCTGCCCTTCTCTCACACCAACAACCAGCCTGCATAGGGGGGGAAAGAATCGGACACAACCTTggttgtttttcttttcttctttccaCCACGCGGAACCACCTTGCAAAGGCCTTCTCCCACAGCCTGCTTGTGTGTGTTCTCATTCTTACTCTCATCTCACACCAATGTCAAAGGCTCAAAGTCGTCAAACACCGCCAACCACCACTTCTAACTATCACCACCGTTTCAATCTTCGCTTGTCTTTCAGAACCTCTCTGCACACCTGGCAGTGGTTCCCATCAACACTCACACACTTCTGGTTCAAAAATTTTGTCAGCTCACGCCAACTAACGACATCATTGTTCCAAAATTATGCCTATCCGTCTCCAATTGCGCCTCTTTCTCAATCTTACCGTTTGATTCCGCCCACGCGCCCCTAAAGCTCTCAAAGCTCCCAAAGCGCATCTTCGCCTATCCACCCTCTTTTTTTCCAACTCACGGCTCCAACCAACCTCTCGAATTTCTTCACTTTCAGCCCTCCGGCCAGCAAACTTCACCCTCCCTTTTCTCCATACCAGTGGACCCTCAGTTTTTTCCCGACTTCGATTCGTCTTTGCCGAGTAGCATCTTGCCTGCTCCTGCAGACCGCTTTTAATTCACTTTTTTGGGTGTGGTATCTGGTCTACTCTCCATCTTCGAGATACGACCCTACCGAGTAAGCCGTACCCTCTGCCTTCCCTGCACCGGTTCCCTCCAACCTCACCCATTCTTTTTGCTCCATGTTACTCACCCCCGAGCAACCCACACCACACGCACCTCGCCTCCCTTTCGCTGTGCCTCCTCTTTCCGGTACCCGCTGACTTTCTTGAGATCAGCATTCTCGCAGGTCTCCCCCATCAACACCTGCGCTACGCTACGCTACTACGCTACTTCTCACCTCCATTGCGACTCACCACCTCGGTGGTGCAACCTTCACCTTGTCGACTACAGCAGGTCAGACCCGTGACCTGCGCACCTTCGTCAAGTTGACAGACCAAACCCCCCACACGCCCTCTAACGACCGTCACGAAATTCACGAAATCACGACCTCTTTCACTcagcgccagcagcagcggggGCAACCGCAACCGCAACCGCGAAACGTTACCCCAGATCCTGCCGAGAGGCCGTCCACGCCGGCTTCGTCCCAACTCTCCCAACGCACCCTTCGGCGCACGTCGCGATTCGAAGCCTCCCCGAGTCCTACACCGCAGTCCGCGCGCCAGGTCCACATCGAAGCCGCCTCGCTCGGTTTCAGTCCCAGCCCGCAGCTTGCAACAACTGCACctgcgcccgcgcccgcgcccgcgcccacGCCAGCACTTGCGCCAGCGCCGACTCTGAACTACGACTACCGACGAAGCTCACGTGCGAGACGAGCACTCTCACAGGATCTGAGCGAGGACGATTTTGACCCAGAGTCCTCCGACGAAGCTCTGCAACACCTCGACCCGACAATCACATCGTCTTCTCACCCCCCTCGCGAATCTCACCGCCCTCACCGCGTCTCCAGAAACACCCGCAGTGCGATTCTCTTTGCCCTCGAGGAAGCGCTCCGACAACCCCACCCGTTCACGCCTGACGAAATCGAAGAAGGCGCATCCATGGCTGATCTGATTGGAAGCGGCGCTGCCGCTTCCAACGGCAATGCGTCCACCCCGAGTCGCCAGCGTACTACCGGCGCGCCTAACCCCACCAGCTCGCCTTCTGGTATTCGTGGTCCTAGAATGATCATGCAGGAGCGTGCTGCGAGAGAGGCAGCACGGCAGAGAGCTGAGCAAGAACAGATGCAGTTGGAGAGACAACGAGCCGAGCAGGACGCTCGCTTACTGGAGGAGACGCAGAGACGGAATGCGGAGCGCCGTGCTGGCCCCGCCGCTACTGGCGCTGCCGCGGGAGGTTCGGCCGGTGGTGGCGCTACCAATGTGCCCCAACAGGACCCCCCCGCCTCTCAACGCCGACCCGTGGCCACCGACACCCCACAGACCCGGACCAACCCGGGAGGAAGCTCCCGCCAGCCTGCCACGTCCCATGCTCAGACTCGACCCGGCCGAACGGCGTCCACTTCCCAGCCCGGCCAGCAGCCCTACAGCACCGCCCCTCAGGCCGGCTCCTCTCAACAACCGCCCAACGCATCGATTCAGGGCGGCCAGGAGTCTGCCGCTACGGCATCGCGACCTCGAAACTCTTTTCCTCATGCCTTCGAGCGTTGGGAGACCTTGTCCGCCCACTGGGAGGGCCTCACGAGCTTCTGGATCCGACGTCTTGAACAAAACAACCAGGACATCGAGCGCGACCCCGTCAACCAGGCGCTCTCTCGCCAGGTCACCGACCTTACTGCGGCTGGTGCCAATCTCTTccatgccgtcgtcgagctgcaACGTCTACGTGCCAGCTCGGAGCGCAAGTTCCAGCGGTGGTTCTTCGAGACCAGAGCCGAGCTGGAGCGTGCCCAGGAAGTGAACGCCATGCTGGAGGCGGCCCTTGAAGAGGAGAGACGTGCTAGAGAGAACGCTGTCCAGGCCGCCATCCAGAAAGAGCGTCAACACTCTGCCAACGACGAGCGTGTcaaggagatgaagaaggagCTCCAGATctccaaggaggaggcccgTCGCGCCTGGGAGGAGCTCGGTCGACGTGAGCACGAGGAGCGCGAGCGAACCCAGTCTCTTCAGAACGGCCAGCCtaccatcgtcggcggcgtccaggtCGTCCCTATGACCCAGGGTGTCCCCAGCCGTCACGGGAGCTCTCGCGAGCAACGCGGGTACCAGCCCGAGTACAGCGGGCAGCAACAGGCCGGCTACAGTGCCGAATACTCTCAAGCCCCTGGCGGTCAGTCCAACCCCGCGGGATCCAACAACTTCTACCAATCCGGCGAGGCGGGTCAGGGAGGTGTCACTTACACAGGCGCTGGTTCCGAGGGCGGTTACTCTGAAGGTGAGTACGCTATTGATGCGCAGGGCCAGTTCATTCGCGACTCCCAGGGACACAAGGTCCCCTTCATTGCTCCGCCCTCCCCAGTTTCTGACGAAGGCCTAGAAGAGTATGAGACTCCCGCAACCAACCCTCCCAGCGCCGGCTACTCGCAGACTGCCACCACCTCGGCTggagagcagcaacagcaacagccgTACACTGGTCAGGACTACAGTGGTTCTGGGTACGCCGCTCCAGGCTGGGAGACGGTTCCTCGGCACCATCACCCAACTCGGCTCAGCGATGTcatggaggaggatgagcGTAGCCGCGCCAGCAACAGTCAAGTCGGCCGTCATCACTAGTACTCTCCGGCTCGATGCCACTAAACCCCACGGCTATCGACTTTTGTGAAACCTGCGGCGTTCACTactgccgacggcgacgccatTGGCATCAAAACTGGACCTAGACGAACACACGCTTATTCTGGCCTTTTGGCACCCTTGTCCTCGTACATATGACTCGGAAAACATCTGCCAGctggcgaggcggcggatCAAAGCAACGCATCATAGCCACTCCATTCGACGGAGTGTACTGAACGAGTATCACGATTTCTTCTTTCTGCACATACGACACGAAGGGCGTCCACGGCAGTCCATGCTCATTTAAAGCATCATCGACAGACACGCGCCACGGGACTTTACTACAGCAGCTGTTTCACCGTTTTTTATGGCACggagagaagaggaagctCCATGCGACGGGAGAAAGAGACTTCGGAatttctttccccccctctaGACATTGTTGGACTTTCTCAAGCGCGACTTGACTAATATTTCCTCTCCTCTAATTTTTGGCATGAGATCGCCTATTGCGCGAATACAACAACAAAGAGAAACGGCTTTTTGCGAGAGACAATGATTCGGCATGGCGGGCACGGCGATTGGCGGACGGGTATGGCATCAAGGGTCAACATCGCAAGAATACTGTGTTCGGTTTTTTGGCGGCATGCGATTgattttcttctctttctctctctgtccgtctctctttctcggcTGCCGCCTCACCTTCCGTCTTGAGTCCTCTCGAGGGATGTATATCGTTCTTCGACGGTGTCCGCGGTCGCGAACCAGCGAGCTCTCATACTACGATTGGCAACCCGGCCGGGACTACCGGCGGCGGAATTTCTGGGGAAGGAGAAAGATGAGAGATCAAACACGCTGGACTCCTTTTTCTTTGTGCGTATCGGGACCGTGTTCTTCTGCACTGGGCCAGGAAGGGGCGAGCAGGAGTAGCCCTGTATTTGTAAAAAGGAGACTCTTAAAAAAGTTGTAGGAGATAATTCATTACACGGGTACGGTACATAAAAACACACGCACGCGTATGTGGACTGCCCCATCGGATGGAATGCGTCCTGGCTGGGTGATGAGATGAGCGAGAGTCCAGGTCGTCCGTTTGTAGTCCAGCTCGGCCGGTGGACGGGCTCAAACAGACAAGGGAGACGCGTGAAGCGGTGGCTAGGGGACGATGCGAGATTGCTTATCCGGTCGTCGGATGGGACTTACAttctcgaggtcgatggGGGCTTGACCTTGACATGCAGGTGAGACAGCGCCGCCACCTTGCCGGCATCCCTTGAGGTGAGCGGCAGAAGTTCGTCGGTGGCCGACCTGGGTAGATGGGGTCCAGAGGCATTCTTTCGTCAATGCCTTCTCGGTCGGTCGTTCCTTATGGAGTACGGCATGAAGGATGTGTTGGCTGGGTGAGGCGATGGAATGAGGATGGTTGTTTGTCTGGGAGTCGTTCCGCTAGTACGTGTATACATCTCCGCAGGCTGCAGGACGCCTTGTGGTTCGCTCggacgtcgttgtcggccaCGGCTGCTGCCGGTGGAAAGCAAGGCACTGAAGATTGTCGAGGTTGAAGAGACCTTAATTATGTGGGATCCAAGAAAACACGGCGGGGGTTGTAGATGTCCATATGGGTTTTCGAAGCGTTCTGGGCCCTGATGTAGATCGACGTATTCTTGTTTCCAGATGGTGCAGAAACGCCGGATCCGTTGCAGGTGCTTCTATCTCTCACTGAATCAGAGAACTGATTTCCAAACTGGCTACGTGAATGGGACAACAGTCACTCACAACAGCCCTATGGCTCCCATGAACACATGGCATTCCCTTCCGGCGCCTGGTAAACTGGGCACACAAGGGATGGCAGCTCACGGCTCAACTGGCAATGATGCAGCTATCTCCCTTGGGCTTTCCTTGAGCGAGCATGTCATTGACTTATGTTGAGGGACGCCTCACACATCGCCAGACATGTCCATAGAGGACGATTTCGCGTGTAACTCTTTACCCTGCGTGATCTGACGAGGAGAAAGCAATTTGGGAAGGAAAACAATGCCTCACTAATACCAACAATCATCCCGTGCCTCCACCGTTGCAATCTTCATTCACATATACTAGTGCTATGCTCATCCGTGCTTCCATCGGTTCGTCGGTATTCTCACACGAAGGATCCGGGAAACGCCAGAGGAGGCTGGACCCGAGTTCTTCCTGAAAGACGGAGTCAGCAGGTCTCGTATGGCATCTGATCTTCCAATGATATCATGCAGGTGCCTGCAATGTGTGCTATCAGACGATGATTCGTCCTGGCGGCTGTTCAACATGCAGATAGGCCCATTGGCTGCGGCCTAAAACCACAGCCAACCATGACCGAGAGGCTTGCAGGCACAAGAGGAGAGAATTGCGAAACCCTGCAATTCGTTGGCTGGTTCATAAGCAACTCATCGCTTCTGCGCATGCTGGAAATTTGCTGGAAATTTCCTAAGATCATCTTCGAAACAGACCTCCACGTTTGCAAGAAACTTGCCAGTGTTGTCACCCAGTCACAACTAATAAACGTTCAATCACCACAGACAACGCCCCTGATGGATGTCCTCTCTGACACATGGGTTGACCACCCCCTCGATGACAGTTGTAATTTTGACAACTACTTGGGTGGCGGGAGAGAGTGGGAAGGCGGGCGATACTTCGACAGGGACGACGATGGTAGAGGACCTGTCATAACCCAGCTTTTGAGTTCTACTACATGGGAGCGACGTCGAAATCACCACCGCCATGAGAGCGAAGTCAATGTGGCTGATATTCTCGTGGATCGGATCTCGAACCTGAGCATTGAGCCTTCCGGGGGAGGCGGCAGCTGTGGCAGCGCTTCCGCGAGCAGACATAAGCCTCCTCCATTGCTAGCCTGTCCGTACCTCAAGCACAATCCAGAGGTATAcggtcgacggcggtgccgcgGAGCGGCTTTCGATTCCATTAGTAGACTGAAGTGGGTCGGTCATAGGTTTCTCACGCACGTGTTCACGATATTGACGTCGAGGTTCAATGTAGGGCACATCTTTACAGTAATCACTCCCAGAAGCCAAACTGCTTGCGCTGCCGTAGGGTCTTCGCAACAGACGAGGAGGTGGACCAACATATGGAGTCAGACGACACATGCGAACGTGCCAAGGGCGTCGTTGTTGAAGGATTCGACAGGAACCAGAAGACGAGGCTACAAAGCAAGAAGCGCGGCGGAGTGGGTGTGAAGTCCGATGAAGAGAAATGGAAGGATATCTTTCGGATTCTCTTCCCGGACTCCACCGAAGTTCCCGGCCCATGTGTGTACTGCAAAGAAACGAGGGACCTGCTGCAGTCATTGACTTTTGAGCCAGATTACAGCCTGTGCTTCGACGAAACGGCCAAAAACGGGTCCGTGACGCAGCCAGAGAAGAGCGAAACGAAGCGGAAACTCCCCGAAGACATCCAGCCACAGCTCGAAAAGGAGACGCATATCAAGATACGCAAGattgccggcggcgacctgaGCGAGACGAAGCAACGTGAGCTCGTGGCGGCTATCGTCCAGGAAGTCTTGTTACCCAGAATCCTCCGGCAGCCAGGGGACGAGGGAGAGCCACCGGGCTGTCCAGCAGTCGTTGTGGCTCCCGAGGACTTGAACGGCTCTGCTAGCACTTCCTCTGACGGCGAGAAGAGTCTCGGGTCGActtcgacggcctcgccaaGCTCTATCAGCTCGCTTGCGGCACTGCAACCGTCATACCAGGCGAAGTCGGATATTTCCGTGGCTCCGGGTGAGGATGCCCCTGACAACGGTGGAATGGCGGATGTCCTGAAGTTGGTATTGGGAACGGAGGACAACCTACAACCTTCGAACAATTTGGTGGATCCGATCGACCCGGAGCTTCTGTGCCCGTACGATCCGACCCTCGGCGGCTGGTCTACTGGGGGCGAGAACGGCCCTATGGGAACAAGCGAGGAGTGGAtgggcggctgggccgttACTCATCAACCGGTAGTCCCCTTCACGTGGGACGGCAGCTTTTGCCCCGAGGAGCAGCGCGACGATGCAGCTCTCCTGGAAGGCACTTCGGACAATGGACATGTCTCAGGCGCGCCTGTGCCCGATCTTTTGACGACGAACTTTGCAGAGGAAGGTTTCAGCTGGGCGGATATGGGAATGTCGTCGTGGCCATAGGGTGTTGTCCCTAGGACAATGCCATGAGCGTGCTAGAGACTCTGCCGGAAGGACAATGTTGGTGGGGTTTTCCATGATCATAGGGACTAAGAATATTGTACATTGAGGTATTGATGAAAGGGATGTGCGGTAATGGGGTTTCCAAGAATTGGTTTGACTTGTCACCTGCCATGCGTATGGGAGATGATACTCCAAGCCGCAGGGGCTGTTGGTCACATTTGAATTATCCGTAATCATCTTTATCCGCTGCCCGAGTAGCTCAGGTAAACTAATTGCATTATAACCTGAGAATCCGTTTTACTAAGCGAGACCCCGTTTGCGATGGGTGAGGTTGAGAAATAGAGAGAGATTGGGATGGGAGAGAGACCCGTCAAAGCAGGCGTGTGTATAATATGATTGCGTGTATGACGATGTGTCTGGTTGCGTAACGTGTGGTGCGGCCTCAAAACTACAGTGCAGACTAATTTTCTTCATTTGGCACCGTTATCGTATAGCGAGCTTCTGATGCAAAGCACATGGTTCGCAGTCGACAGTCCAAAGCAAGAAACATCACTCCCAAAACCTCCCTCAAAACGCCaatgtcgccgtcgccacaACACCAAAAACTCCACGAAACCTCGAAAACTCTCACGCAGACCGGGGTGGTCCGAGAGTTCCATCGGGAAGGACGGCCTGGACGTAattcttctcggcctccttccTCAGCTTCCGCTCGGCGGCCGACTGCTTGATCAGGCGCTccttgtcgagcttcttgttTGCGTCCATGGCCAGCAGCTTCATCTGGTATCGCACGTCCCTAGTGTGGATCGAGTACCAGCCCTGGTGCGCCTTGCAGCGCTTCTTGTCGCAAATGTTCTTGTCGTCGCCACTCAGCCGgctgccgacgtcgaggctgCCGGCCTTGAAgatctccttggcctcgtctgAGTGGAGCCAGTTGGCAAAGggcccgacgacgccgacttGGTCGAGCCGGTCATCGTAACCGCACGCCGCGTCGTCGAAGTGCTTGGACGCGATGAGAGACTTGCGCCGGTCGCTGGCCCAGtcgagcagctgcagcaTCTTCTGGCAGAggacgacctcctcgcccatcTTGTAGcgctcggcggccgaggtcttgaggatgtcgacctcctcctcagtCAGGATGCCGGGAGCGAGAGTCTTACTCTTAGCCTCGGGACTCTCGGCTTGCGATTACGGAGTTAGCTTTGCCTCGTAAAAGCACCTGTTCGGGTGCGCAGGGTTGTTTTCTTCCACATACCTCCAGTGGCCGGGGGAGCGAACGGACGAGTTTGGACCCTCCACTGGCCATCGTCCGgatcgacggcggccagatCGCTGTTCAAAAGAGCCATGAGCTCCTCCTGGGTCAGTCCGTTCTGGGTGTTTTTAGCCAAGGACTTCTTGGGCAACGAGGCGATGCCCTTCTCCCACCACAGCTGCTTGTGCTCGTCGGAGCAAAAGGCGCTCttctcgccatcgccgtaTAGACGGGCGGCCTTGACGCACTTGCCGTAGGAGCAGATCTTCTTGAACAGGCTGACGACGTTATTCTCGACGTCGGTGCAGTTAGGGCACACGAAGCGCTCGATGAGGTTCTCGCCAACGTCCTTAGCAATGTCGATGCACTCCCCGTGGAACCAGTCCTCGCAGACGTCGCACGAGATCATGAAGCGGTGGTCGTCGGGGCCGCGACAGATGCAATACGGTCCGTTGTCGGATTCTTCGTCCGAGCCACCGCCCGGCTCCTCCTGCAGGttggtcgacgacgtcgtggaGACGGTGTCGGCCTGCTTCTTCGGCCTGCCAGCcttggtgccgccgccgcccttgggCCGCTTTGGCGTCTTCTTGATTGCAGCGGtacccttcttcttgggagCCATCTTTTGCGGTTCGTGAGGCTTCTCCGTCGTTTCCAGGATGGTGGTGCTGGGGTTGGCTGTTGGTGAGGCTGGGTCTGTTGGTTGCTGAAGTGTGGGTGGGAGATGATCTGGATCtgaggaaggaggagcaaATTTGGAATCTGTCTGGTTTGAGACTGCGGCTTGAGACGCGGCCGGAGGTGCTTCTGGAGGAACAGCGGCGTCTTGGACAGGTGCATCTGCCATTTCATGGTCATTCTCATCCTGCCTGCCTCCGTCCCCTTTCACCTTGGGCTCAACATCTGAATCCATGTTTCCCTAACGTCGGCTTCCCACAGCGACAATGAATGCGACCTTTGAGCTCCCGTATTCAAAAAGAAGCAGAGATGATAAGTCCTTATGACTAAAAATGATAAGACAGGGTTCTTGTTGGTGTGCAGGGGTGTTGGAGGTTGTGAAGTTGAGCTTCACTGGGTGAAGTCCTAGCATTGACGAGACCCACAATTCATTCGGTGAATGGATTTCGGTGTGGCAAGGTGAGGAACGTAGTGACCGCCAATTATCCCGCATCAACTATTATTCCGATTCTTAAATTTTGTACAGTGGCCCAAGCTCACCGAGAGCTTTTTTGGATCTTCCGATGTCCAGCGGCAGCTAGGATCTCTTCCCAGTCGTAATTGTAATCACCTCCCCTCGAATACGGCAACCCAACACCCCAATTGCAGCAGCCATGTCGCAACCATCCTCGAGGCTCTTGTGGAAGTCCATTTCCTCCACATCAGCGACACAATGCCGCAGATGCATCTCCCAAGCAGCGATCCCTAAGCAGACCCGGCCGACTGCCGCGCCGAATGCGTTCCAGACGAGACCCTCTCCGGCGCAGAGAAGGACGAAGACATACAAGACTGTGGAGGAGGCAAAGAGCAGATATAGATCAGGGGTAAGGGAGTCATTGCCGTTTGAGAACAAGCATCCAAGTTGAATTTGGGAGCCGATGAGCTGACTGGGCTTTGTAATCAGCCCTTCTCGTGGAAGGCCGGTCTTCTGTTCGTCGGCACAGGTGTTGGCTTGACATGGTACTTTGAACACGAGAAGCAGCGCATGGAGCGCAAGCGCATCGCGGATGCGACCAAGGGCATCGGACGGCCCAAGGTTGGAGGGCCGTTTGAGTTGACCGACCAGAACGGAAACAAGTTCACGAGCGAGGACATGAAGGGCCGATATGCATTGGTATGAACCGCCCCCAGTTGCCGAATGCATACGGAAttagcagcagcagcagcagcagctctAACAAAAGTCACTAGGTCTACTTTGGCTTCACGCACTGCCCCGACATCTGccccgacgagctcgacaagATGGCCCAGATgtacgacctcgtcgagcagaAGCGACCCGGCTCGGTGCTCCCTATCTTCATCACGTGCGACCCGGAGCGCGACACCCCGGCGGTGGTCAAGGAGTACCTCGCCGAGTTCCACCCTAAGTTCATCGGGCTGACAGGTACCTACGACGAGATCAAGGACATGTGCAAGCTGTACCGCGTCTACTTCAGCACGCCGCAGCATGTTAAGCCCGGCCAGGATTACCTGGTAGACCACAGCATATACTTTTACCTGATGGACCCCGAGGGCGACTTCGTCGAGGCCCTGGGACGCCAGcactcgccgtcggcggcggccaaggtcaTCCTGGACCACATGAACGACTGGGAGGGCAGCTGGAAGAAGAACTAAGGGcgggccgacgacgaaggattaaagaaaagggggggggggggcagggaggCCATGTCGAATTGTGTAATATGTACCACCAGCTGTTCATGCGATAGACCTTTGAGCAATGGGCTCCGAGACCACTCAATCACGTTGTAATATCATTGTACACATACGGACCGTTTTACGGGCCTTGTAGCCGGTATATACATGTTTTCACGGCTGAAGCTTTCACTGGGAGGATGCTTTGAATTAAGTAAGGGTATCAAGATGTTCTTAAGTCTAAGCAAATGT belongs to Colletotrichum higginsianum IMI 349063 chromosome 5, whole genome shotgun sequence and includes:
- a CDS encoding PHD-finger domain-containing protein, whose translation is MDSDVEPKVKGDGGRQDENDHEMADAPVQDAAVPPEAPPAASQAAVSNQTDSKFAPPSSDPDHLPPTLQQPTDPASPTANPSTTILETTEKPHEPQKMAPKKKGTAAIKKTPKRPKGGGGTKAGRPKKQADTVSTTSSTNLQEEPGGGSDEESDNGPYCICRGPDDHRFMISCDVCEDWFHGECIDIAKDVGENLIERFVCPNCTDVENNVVSLFKKICSYGKCVKAARLYGDGEKSAFCSDEHKQLWWEKGIASLPKKSLAKNTQNGLTQEELMALLNSDLAAVDPDDGQWRVQTRPFAPPATGAESPEAKSKTLAPGILTEEEVDILKTSAAERYKMGEEVVLCQKMLQLLDWASDRRKSLIASKHFDDAACGYDDRLDQVGVVGPFANWLHSDEAKEIFKAGSLDVGSRLSGDDKNICDKKRCKAHQGWYSIHTRDVRYQMKLLAMDANKKLDKERLIKQSAAERKLRKEAEKNYVQAVLPDGTLGPPRSA
- a CDS encoding SCO1/SenC, which codes for MSQPSSRLLWKSISSTSATQCRRCISQAAIPKQTRPTAAPNAFQTRPSPAQRRTKTYKTVEEAKSRYRSGPFSWKAGLLFVGTGVGLTWYFEHEKQRMERKRIADATKGIGRPKVGGPFELTDQNGNKFTSEDMKGRYALVYFGFTHCPDICPDELDKMAQMYDLVEQKRPGSVLPIFITCDPERDTPAVVKEYLAEFHPKFIGLTGTYDEIKDMCKLYRVYFSTPQHVKPGQDYLVDHSIYFYLMDPEGDFVEALGRQHSPSAAAKVILDHMNDWEGSWKKN